In Micromonospora sp. LH3U1, one genomic interval encodes:
- a CDS encoding dihydrofolate reductase family protein, which yields MAKLIYVTNVSLDGYIEDERGAFDWFPLGDEVFAFHTDLLRSVGTLLYGRRLYETMAVWETDTALAAQSDLTADFANAWQAASKVVYSTTLPAVSTADTRLERRFDPAAVHELKATASSDLTVGGANLATQAFKAGLVDECQLIVCPVVVGGGKPGLPTGMRANLELLDERRFRNGVVHLRYRTLGQ from the coding sequence ATGGCAAAGCTGATCTACGTGACGAACGTGTCGCTTGACGGCTACATCGAGGACGAACGCGGCGCGTTCGACTGGTTTCCACTCGGCGACGAGGTATTCGCGTTCCACACCGACCTCCTGCGGTCCGTGGGCACGCTTCTCTACGGGCGGCGCCTGTACGAGACGATGGCCGTCTGGGAGACCGACACCGCTCTGGCCGCGCAGTCCGACCTCACGGCCGACTTCGCGAACGCCTGGCAGGCGGCGAGCAAAGTCGTGTATTCCACGACCCTTCCCGCGGTGTCAACTGCCGACACCCGACTCGAACGCCGTTTCGACCCCGCCGCAGTACACGAACTGAAGGCCACGGCCAGCAGCGATCTCACCGTAGGAGGTGCCAACCTTGCGACGCAGGCTTTCAAGGCCGGGCTGGTCGACGAGTGCCAGCTGATCGTCTGCCCCGTTGTCGTCGGCGGCGGCAAGCCGGGGTTGCCGACCGGCATGCGCGCCAACCTCGAGCTCCTCGATGAGCGCCGATTCCGAAACGGCGTCGTACACCTCCGCTACCGCACTCTCGGACAGTGA
- a CDS encoding SRPBCC family protein codes for MFDAPRELVYRAFTDPDHLAAWWGPTGNSLPRDEIEFDVRPGGFQRWTEVSAAQPELRVHIHVDLTDVADGELLEGVMHVGGRLQEGIEPFETRLRVEFHDEADGRTRLEIRQWLPEHLARPSEEGWRQAFTKLDARLMNVHAVAANHREV; via the coding sequence GTGTTCGACGCGCCGCGGGAGCTCGTCTACCGGGCCTTCACCGATCCCGACCACCTGGCGGCATGGTGGGGCCCGACCGGCAACTCACTACCGCGCGACGAGATCGAGTTCGACGTACGCCCCGGCGGCTTTCAACGGTGGACGGAGGTCAGTGCAGCCCAACCCGAGCTTCGCGTGCACATCCACGTCGACCTCACCGACGTTGCCGACGGCGAACTGCTCGAAGGCGTCATGCACGTCGGTGGCCGTCTGCAGGAGGGCATCGAGCCGTTCGAGACGAGACTCCGGGTCGAGTTCCACGACGAGGCGGACGGACGGACGCGACTCGAGATCCGCCAGTGGCTCCCCGAACATCTGGCGCGCCCCAGCGAGGAGGGTTGGCGCCAGGCGTTCACCAAGCTGGACGCCAGGCTGATGAATGTCCACGCTGTTGCAGCTAATCATCGAGAGGTATAG
- a CDS encoding ArsR/SmtB family transcription factor, with protein sequence MAGTDQLSAVFSALADPTRRAIIAELAERDATVTELTAPLSISMPAVSRHLKVLERAALISRSRSGKWRASHLESAPLREAADWIERYRRFWDSSLTRLDAHLAAVQAAGRATDRMADDPRELE encoded by the coding sequence ATGGCTGGCACCGATCAGCTCAGCGCGGTGTTCTCGGCGCTCGCCGACCCGACTCGACGGGCGATCATCGCCGAGTTGGCCGAACGCGACGCCACGGTCACCGAGCTCACCGCTCCTCTGTCGATCTCGATGCCGGCGGTGTCACGGCACCTGAAAGTGCTCGAGCGCGCCGCGCTCATCTCGCGGTCGCGGTCGGGCAAGTGGCGCGCGAGCCACCTCGAATCTGCCCCGCTGCGCGAGGCGGCCGACTGGATCGAGCGCTACCGGCGGTTCTGGGACTCGTCCCTCACCCGCCTCGATGCCCACCTTGCCGCGGTGCAGGCCGCCGGACGGGCAACGGACCGGATGGCCGACGACCCCAGGGAGCTCGAATGA
- a CDS encoding ABC transporter substrate-binding protein: MRLRVAAAAGGAIALVVTLGACSENTGEGTTVDTDRTQTGVIATDPKDSQGPAAEVSGAAKGGTFTILRETPISHLDPQRTYSFAGLMTNPLFARYLTTWKDDGKGGLVLVGDLAETPGTNVNKDCKVWEFKVKDGVKFEDGRPITSKEIAYGIARSFDPDLSGGPTYIQEWLADTPQFDTKWDFKKNKTSLPPGLSTPDAKTLRFEFAKPRCDLPFAVSLPTTAPLPADKDTGVNLDKQPFSSGPYKVAKNQVGVQITLDRNPNWDPNTDPVRHQYPDQFVWSFGPTADAANNRVIADNGADQSALAFNAVPASLVARVAGDASLKSRSILSPTPSANQLVINNQRVKDLKIRQALNYAIDREGMIKALGGQTVAAPLTTLMPPATIGYKAYEAYPAGPNGDVAKAKELLGGQTPELVLGVADNTTEQQEGAQLKANLERAGFKITLRNISDDAKLDETKKKDNPWDLYIGNWAADWPSGASILPVLYDGRTIKAEGNSNSAFFNDPTINAEMDRILALAPADQGPEWAKLDERIMKEHAPVVPLFVDVAYNVHGSKAGGVFISSVFGYPSFVNAHVKP; encoded by the coding sequence ATGCGACTACGCGTAGCGGCCGCCGCAGGCGGCGCGATCGCTCTGGTTGTCACATTGGGTGCGTGCTCGGAGAACACGGGCGAGGGCACCACGGTGGACACCGACCGGACGCAGACCGGGGTCATCGCGACCGACCCCAAGGACTCGCAGGGTCCGGCGGCCGAGGTGAGCGGGGCCGCGAAGGGCGGCACCTTCACCATCCTCCGGGAGACGCCGATCTCCCACCTGGACCCGCAGCGGACGTATTCGTTCGCGGGCCTGATGACGAACCCGCTCTTCGCTCGCTATCTGACCACCTGGAAGGACGACGGCAAGGGCGGCCTCGTCCTCGTCGGCGACCTGGCGGAGACGCCGGGCACCAACGTCAACAAGGACTGCAAGGTCTGGGAGTTCAAGGTCAAGGACGGGGTGAAATTCGAGGACGGCCGCCCGATCACCTCCAAGGAGATCGCGTACGGCATCGCCCGCTCCTTCGACCCGGATCTCTCCGGCGGCCCGACCTACATCCAGGAGTGGCTGGCCGACACCCCGCAGTTCGACACCAAGTGGGACTTCAAGAAGAACAAGACGTCGCTGCCGCCGGGCCTGAGCACGCCGGACGCCAAGACGCTGCGCTTCGAGTTCGCCAAGCCCCGCTGTGACCTGCCGTTCGCGGTCTCGCTGCCGACCACCGCGCCGCTGCCGGCGGACAAGGACACCGGCGTCAACCTGGACAAGCAGCCGTTCTCGTCCGGCCCCTACAAGGTCGCCAAGAACCAGGTCGGCGTGCAGATCACCCTGGACCGCAACCCCAACTGGGACCCGAACACCGACCCGGTCCGGCACCAGTACCCGGATCAGTTCGTGTGGAGCTTCGGCCCGACCGCGGACGCCGCCAACAACCGGGTGATCGCCGACAACGGCGCCGACCAGAGCGCGCTCGCCTTCAACGCGGTGCCGGCATCGCTTGTCGCCCGGGTGGCCGGGGACGCCTCGCTGAAGTCGCGCAGCATTCTCTCGCCGACCCCCAGCGCCAACCAGCTGGTGATCAACAACCAGCGGGTCAAGGACCTGAAGATCCGTCAGGCGCTCAACTACGCCATCGACCGGGAGGGGATGATCAAGGCGCTCGGCGGTCAGACCGTCGCCGCGCCGCTGACCACGCTCATGCCGCCGGCCACCATCGGCTACAAGGCGTACGAGGCGTACCCGGCGGGCCCCAACGGCGATGTCGCCAAGGCCAAGGAGTTGCTTGGCGGGCAGACGCCGGAACTGGTCCTCGGTGTCGCCGACAACACCACCGAGCAGCAGGAGGGTGCCCAGCTCAAGGCCAACCTGGAGCGGGCCGGCTTCAAGATCACCCTGCGGAACATCTCGGACGACGCGAAGCTCGACGAAACCAAGAAGAAGGACAACCCCTGGGACCTGTACATCGGTAACTGGGCGGCGGACTGGCCCAGCGGCGCCTCCATCCTGCCGGTGCTCTACGACGGCCGCACCATCAAGGCCGAGGGCAACAGCAACAGCGCGTTCTTCAACGACCCGACGATCAACGCCGAGATGGACCGCATCCTGGCGCTGGCCCCGGCCGACCAGGGCCCGGAGTGGGCCAAGCTCGACGAGCGGATCATGAAAGAGCACGCCCCGGTGGTGCCTCTCTTCGTCGACGTGGCCTACAACGTGCACGGGTCCAAGGCTGGCGGGGTCTTCATCTCCAGCGTCTTCGGCTACCCGTCGTTCGTGAACGCGCACGTCAAGCCGTAA
- a CDS encoding ABC transporter permease: MARFLIKRLFSATLTLFAVSVLTFLMFFALPRDPVTGMCPKNCNPERLERVRTELGLNDPLISQYAGYMKGIVTGRDLGSAQGGRCDAPCLGWSYVTNEAVSDTIARVLPVTLSIVIPAAILWLLLGVGLGMVSALRRGTWLDRVAIGFSLTGASLQLYFVGAVLLLVFVYNLRLLPVPSYTSLFDNPAKWASGLVLAWVALAFLFSAIYARLSRAQMLETLSEDFVRTARAKGLAKPKVYGRHALRAAITPVVTIAGLDVGGALGGTVITETTFGIQGLGRTAVDAVRSGDLPTIMATVLIAAVFVVLANVLVDLLYAAIDPRVRLR, encoded by the coding sequence ATGGCGCGATTTCTGATCAAGCGGCTCTTCTCGGCCACGCTGACCCTCTTCGCGGTGAGCGTGCTGACCTTCCTGATGTTCTTCGCCCTGCCACGCGACCCGGTGACCGGCATGTGCCCGAAGAACTGCAACCCGGAGCGGCTGGAGCGGGTCCGCACCGAGTTGGGCCTGAACGACCCGTTGATCAGCCAGTACGCCGGTTACATGAAGGGCATCGTCACCGGTCGGGACCTGGGCAGCGCCCAGGGTGGCCGGTGCGACGCGCCCTGCCTGGGCTGGTCGTACGTCACCAACGAGGCCGTCTCGGACACCATCGCCCGGGTGCTGCCGGTAACGCTGAGCATCGTGATCCCTGCGGCGATCCTCTGGTTGCTGCTCGGGGTCGGCCTGGGCATGGTCTCCGCGCTGCGACGTGGCACCTGGCTGGACCGGGTGGCCATCGGCTTCTCGCTGACCGGCGCCTCGTTGCAGCTCTACTTCGTGGGCGCGGTCCTGTTGCTGGTGTTCGTCTACAACCTGCGGCTGCTGCCGGTGCCCAGCTACACCTCCCTCTTCGACAATCCGGCGAAGTGGGCCAGCGGGCTCGTGCTGGCCTGGGTGGCGTTGGCGTTCCTCTTCTCGGCCATCTACGCCCGGCTGTCAAGGGCGCAGATGTTGGAGACGCTGTCGGAGGACTTCGTCCGCACCGCGCGGGCCAAGGGCCTGGCCAAACCCAAGGTGTACGGGCGACACGCGCTGCGCGCGGCGATCACCCCGGTGGTGACCATCGCCGGACTGGACGTGGGTGGGGCGCTGGGCGGCACGGTGATCACCGAGACGACGTTCGGCATCCAGGGACTGGGTCGCACGGCGGTGGACGCCGTGCGCTCCGGTGACCTGCCCACCATCATGGCGACCGTGCTGATCGCGGCCGTCTTCGTGGTGCTGGCGAACGTGCTGGTCGATCTGCTCTACGCGGCCATCGACCCCCGGGTCCGGCTGCGCTGA
- a CDS encoding ABC transporter permease, producing MSLSPVEGVALAEIESGAGGGEPAAKGVVGRSPGQLAWLRLRRDRTALVSGVLLVFFMLLALAAPLIEMVYGIGPREQFQNLLDGFGMPLGYAGGVTGDHWFGLEPNLGRDIFIRLIYGLRTSLFIAFAAALITATMGVVLGALAGYLGGWLDAVITWITDLTLAMPFLIIALALTPTLTLRFYGERGQVSSAFGVGVLIAVFAIFGWTGTARLVRGQVIALREREFVEAAKASGAGLGHIIFRQLLPNIWAPILVSFSLAVPQFITSEAALSFIGVGLSDETPSFGRMIYDSLDFLQTDPAYVFFPGIMIFALVFAFNLFGDALRDALDPKSSR from the coding sequence ATGAGCCTGTCCCCGGTGGAGGGTGTGGCGCTGGCCGAGATCGAGTCCGGCGCGGGCGGGGGCGAGCCCGCGGCGAAGGGCGTCGTCGGCCGCTCGCCCGGTCAGCTCGCCTGGCTGCGGCTGCGCCGCGATCGGACGGCCCTGGTCAGCGGCGTGCTACTCGTCTTCTTCATGCTGCTGGCGCTGGCCGCCCCGCTGATCGAGATGGTCTACGGGATCGGCCCGCGTGAGCAGTTCCAGAACCTGCTGGACGGCTTCGGCATGCCGCTGGGCTACGCCGGCGGCGTCACCGGGGACCACTGGTTCGGCCTCGAGCCGAACCTGGGTCGGGACATCTTCATCCGATTGATCTACGGGCTGCGGACCTCGCTGTTCATCGCGTTCGCCGCGGCCCTGATCACCGCGACGATGGGCGTCGTGCTCGGGGCTCTCGCCGGCTATCTCGGTGGCTGGCTCGACGCGGTGATCACCTGGATCACCGACCTGACCCTGGCCATGCCGTTCCTGATCATCGCGCTGGCGCTGACCCCCACGCTGACGCTGCGTTTCTATGGCGAGCGGGGGCAGGTGTCGTCGGCCTTCGGGGTGGGCGTCCTGATCGCCGTCTTCGCCATCTTCGGCTGGACCGGCACGGCCAGGCTGGTACGCGGGCAGGTGATCGCGCTGCGCGAACGGGAGTTCGTGGAGGCCGCCAAGGCCAGCGGCGCCGGGCTGGGGCACATCATCTTCCGACAGTTGCTGCCGAACATCTGGGCACCGATCCTGGTGTCGTTCTCCCTGGCGGTGCCGCAGTTCATCACCAGCGAAGCCGCGCTCTCGTTCATCGGTGTCGGTCTCAGCGACGAGACTCCGAGCTTCGGCCGGATGATCTACGACAGTCTGGACTTCCTCCAGACCGACCCGGCCTACGTGTTCTTCCCGGGCATCATGATCTTCGCGCTGGTGTTCGCCTTCAACCTCTTCGGCGACGCGTTGCGTGACGCGCTCGACCCGAAGTCGTCCCGGTAG
- a CDS encoding ABC transporter ATP-binding protein, whose protein sequence is MTDEPLLRVRGLTKHFPVRQGLRSTGLVQAVDGLDFDVRPGETLGLVGESGCGKTTTGRMLVRLLEPTSGSIEFDGRDITHAGRRELRPLRQEFQIIFQDPYASLNPRHTVGRIVAMPLQVNGIKPPGGIKARVQELLELVGLNPEHYNRYPHEFSGGQRQRIGIARALALRPKLIVADEPVSALDVSIQAQVVNLLRDLQRDLGLAFVFIAHDLAVVRHFCQRVAVMYLGRIVEIGDRADIYERPQHPYTRALLSAIPDVTKLGAAGRIRLTGDVPTPLDPPSGCRFRTRCWKAQDICATEEPALVPRDGGRQATACHFPEPAGSTAQVVEEVSS, encoded by the coding sequence ATGACCGATGAACCACTGCTGCGGGTACGCGGCCTGACCAAGCATTTCCCGGTACGCCAGGGGCTGCGCTCCACCGGCCTGGTGCAGGCGGTGGACGGGCTCGACTTCGACGTGCGCCCGGGCGAGACGCTTGGCCTGGTGGGGGAGTCGGGCTGCGGCAAGACCACCACCGGCCGGATGCTGGTGCGGCTGCTGGAGCCGACCAGCGGCAGCATCGAGTTCGACGGGCGGGACATCACCCACGCCGGCCGCCGGGAGTTGCGGCCGTTGCGCCAGGAATTTCAGATCATCTTCCAGGACCCGTACGCGTCCCTGAATCCCCGGCACACCGTCGGCCGGATCGTGGCGATGCCGTTGCAGGTCAACGGGATCAAGCCGCCGGGTGGGATCAAGGCCCGGGTGCAGGAGTTGCTGGAACTGGTCGGGTTGAACCCGGAGCACTACAACCGGTACCCGCACGAGTTCTCCGGCGGGCAGCGCCAGCGCATCGGCATCGCCCGTGCGCTTGCCCTGCGGCCCAAGCTCATCGTCGCGGACGAGCCGGTCAGCGCGCTGGACGTCTCGATCCAGGCGCAGGTCGTCAACCTGCTGCGCGACCTGCAACGCGATCTTGGCCTGGCGTTCGTGTTCATCGCGCACGACCTGGCCGTGGTCCGGCACTTCTGCCAGCGGGTCGCGGTGATGTACCTGGGTCGGATCGTGGAGATCGGCGATCGGGCGGACATCTACGAGCGCCCACAGCACCCGTACACCCGGGCGTTGCTCTCGGCGATCCCGGATGTCACGAAGCTCGGCGCGGCGGGCCGGATCCGGCTGACCGGTGACGTTCCCACCCCGCTCGACCCGCCGTCGGGCTGCCGGTTCCGCACCCGCTGCTGGAAGGCGCAGGACATCTGCGCCACCGAGGAGCCTGCGCTGGTCCCACGCGACGGGGGCAGACAGGCCACCGCGTGTCACTTCCCGGAACCCGCGGGGTCGACTGCCCAGGTCGTCGAGGAGGTGTCGTCATGA
- a CDS encoding ABC transporter ATP-binding protein, which produces MPAQRGNEDAYLRVSDLRVRFDTEDGVVRAVDGVSFAVERGRTLGIVGESGSGKSVTSLAILGLHDTKRTTITGEISVGGRQVVGLPDEEVRRLRGRDMAMIFQDPLSALHPYYTVGRQIAEAYRVHHPKANRREARQRAVDMLDRVGIPQPARRFDQYPHEFSGGMRQRAMIAMSLVNDPALLIADEPTTALDVTVQAQILDLLADLQAEFHSAIILITHDLGVVGQVADDVLVMYGGRAVERGSVEQVLRSPQHPYTWGLLSSVPSLHGDADADLLPIRGNPPSLINLPPGCAFHPRCRYADRNGDRSRTEVPELRPAGSTGEAGSADHLVACHLGADERAALYAEDIASVGVAR; this is translated from the coding sequence GTGCCGGCGCAGCGCGGCAACGAGGACGCCTACCTGCGGGTGAGTGACCTGCGGGTGCGGTTCGACACCGAGGACGGTGTGGTGCGCGCGGTCGACGGGGTGTCGTTCGCCGTCGAGCGGGGCCGCACCCTCGGCATCGTCGGCGAGTCCGGCTCCGGCAAGAGCGTCACCTCGCTCGCCATCCTCGGCCTGCACGACACCAAGCGGACCACCATCACCGGGGAGATCTCCGTCGGCGGCCGGCAGGTCGTCGGCCTCCCCGACGAGGAGGTACGCCGGCTGCGCGGCCGCGACATGGCGATGATCTTCCAGGATCCACTGTCGGCGCTGCACCCCTATTACACGGTGGGTCGGCAGATCGCCGAGGCGTACCGGGTGCACCACCCGAAGGCCAACCGGCGGGAGGCCCGCCAGCGAGCGGTCGACATGCTGGACCGGGTCGGCATCCCGCAACCGGCGCGCCGCTTCGACCAGTACCCGCACGAATTCTCCGGCGGCATGCGCCAACGGGCGATGATCGCGATGTCCCTGGTCAACGACCCGGCGCTGCTGATCGCCGACGAACCGACCACCGCGCTGGACGTCACCGTGCAGGCGCAGATCCTGGACCTCCTCGCCGACCTACAGGCCGAGTTCCACTCCGCGATCATCCTGATCACCCACGACCTCGGCGTCGTCGGCCAGGTCGCCGACGACGTGCTGGTCATGTACGGAGGTCGGGCCGTCGAGCGGGGCAGCGTCGAGCAGGTGCTCCGCTCGCCGCAGCATCCGTACACCTGGGGGTTGCTCTCCAGCGTGCCGTCGCTGCACGGCGACGCGGACGCGGACCTGTTGCCGATCCGGGGCAACCCGCCCAGCCTGATCAACCTGCCTCCCGGCTGCGCGTTCCACCCGCGCTGCCGCTACGCGGACCGCAACGGCGACCGGTCCCGCACCGAGGTCCCCGAGCTGCGCCCGGCGGGCTCAACCGGCGAAGCGGGCTCAGCCGACCACCTGGTCGCGTGCCACCTGGGTGCCGATGAGCGCGCCGCGCTCTACGCCGAGGACATCGCATCCGTGGGGGTGGCCCGATGA
- a CDS encoding RNA polymerase sigma factor translates to MRESVECPERFAALFDRHAVAVHRYLARRVGSAADDLLAETFLIAFRQRATYRSQGVDPRAWLYGIATNVLHRQARQEERRYRMLARLAAIPTDVTSSDDEAVERTDAQALRQQLAAALARLKRGDRDVLLLTAWAELSYVEIAGVLAIPVGTVRSRLNRARRLTRESLSSAMINEELL, encoded by the coding sequence ATGCGCGAGTCGGTCGAGTGTCCTGAGCGGTTCGCGGCCCTGTTCGACCGACATGCTGTGGCCGTTCACCGGTATCTGGCGCGCCGGGTCGGTAGTGCGGCGGACGACCTGCTGGCTGAGACGTTCCTGATTGCGTTTAGGCAGAGGGCGACTTATCGATCGCAGGGCGTTGATCCGCGGGCCTGGCTGTACGGCATCGCCACGAACGTGCTGCACCGACAGGCGCGGCAGGAGGAGCGCCGGTACCGCATGTTGGCCCGGTTGGCCGCCATCCCCACCGATGTGACGTCGAGCGACGATGAAGCCGTCGAGCGCACGGACGCGCAGGCCCTGCGCCAGCAGTTGGCTGCGGCTCTCGCGCGGTTGAAGCGCGGGGACCGGGACGTGTTGTTGCTGACGGCGTGGGCCGAGTTGTCCTACGTCGAGATCGCCGGGGTGCTCGCCATACCTGTCGGCACTGTCCGGTCCCGGCTGAACCGGGCCCGACGCCTGACTCGTGAATCCCTCAGCTCGGCGATGATCAACGAGGAGTTGCTATGA
- a CDS encoding Uma2 family endonuclease, with protein sequence MRRPSESNSSTADCVPADAVLLVGEVTAPHTALIDRVLKPHLYATAGIEWYLLVEQDPLALYLQQRQGGHYVERATTKRGEVLELTEPVRATIRPEDLVP encoded by the coding sequence GTGAGACGGCCCAGCGAATCGAACTCCTCGACGGCGGACTGCGTGCCGGCGGATGCGGTCCTGCTGGTCGGTGAGGTCACCGCGCCCCACACCGCCCTGATCGACCGCGTGCTGAAGCCGCATTTGTACGCCACAGCCGGCATCGAGTGGTATCTGCTCGTCGAGCAGGACCCGCTGGCCCTGTACCTCCAGCAGCGGCAGGGCGGCCACTACGTGGAGAGGGCAACGACGAAGCGCGGCGAGGTTCTGGAACTGACCGAGCCGGTGCGGGCCACGATCCGGCCGGAGGACCTCGTCCCCTGA
- a CDS encoding TldD/PmbA family protein codes for MTEFDAATAAVQAALDAGARYADARVMHRRYESMTARNGDVEELTQDESIGLGVRALVGASWGFYAVPDLSDAAARDAGRRATRTAMASARVPGPPVDLVAVEAVTASWASGCQIDPLGVPLSDKGDLLVGATRTMAEHGADLAEGLYQIWDTAKWFVSSEGHRIDQRIRECGGGISATSIGDGETQRRSWPSYRGQYGTTGWELVESLDLAAHAAQIAEESRALLTAPLCPAGETDLILGGEQLALQIHESVGHAIELDRILGWEAAFAGTSWLDLAQLGSLRYGSELMNITIDPTIPGALGSFGFDDEGSPAVKRDAVRDGRWVGVLAGRDSAAMASLDYGGSVRADGWARLPMVRMTNVGLEPGPHTLEEIIAATDDGVLMDLNRSWSIDDKRLNFQFGCEVGWEIKKGRRGRMLRNPTYTGIGPLFWRSMDMLSGETVSWGTPNCGKGQPGQVGHTGHPAAPARFRNVRVGVSA; via the coding sequence ATGACCGAGTTCGACGCTGCCACCGCCGCCGTCCAGGCCGCCCTCGACGCGGGCGCCCGGTACGCCGACGCCCGGGTGATGCACCGCCGCTACGAGTCGATGACCGCGCGCAACGGCGACGTGGAGGAGCTGACCCAGGACGAGAGCATCGGGCTCGGTGTCCGGGCGCTGGTCGGGGCCAGTTGGGGCTTCTACGCCGTACCCGATCTCTCGGACGCCGCGGCCCGCGACGCCGGCCGTCGTGCGACGCGGACGGCCATGGCGAGCGCCCGGGTGCCCGGCCCGCCGGTCGACCTGGTCGCGGTCGAAGCGGTCACCGCGAGCTGGGCCTCCGGTTGTCAGATCGATCCGCTCGGGGTGCCCCTGTCGGACAAGGGCGATCTGCTGGTCGGCGCGACCCGCACGATGGCCGAGCACGGCGCGGACCTGGCCGAGGGCCTGTACCAGATCTGGGACACCGCGAAGTGGTTCGTCTCCAGCGAGGGCCACCGGATCGACCAGCGGATCCGCGAGTGCGGCGGCGGCATCTCCGCCACCTCGATCGGCGATGGTGAGACGCAACGCCGGTCCTGGCCGAGTTACCGGGGGCAGTACGGCACCACCGGCTGGGAGCTGGTCGAGTCGCTCGACCTGGCCGCGCACGCCGCACAGATCGCCGAGGAGTCCCGGGCTCTGCTCACCGCGCCGCTCTGCCCGGCCGGCGAGACGGATCTGATCCTCGGCGGCGAGCAGCTCGCCCTGCAGATCCACGAATCGGTCGGGCACGCCATCGAGCTGGACCGGATCCTCGGCTGGGAGGCCGCGTTCGCCGGCACGTCCTGGCTGGACCTGGCCCAGCTCGGCTCCCTGCGCTACGGCTCGGAGCTGATGAACATCACCATCGACCCGACGATCCCGGGCGCGCTGGGCAGCTTCGGCTTCGACGACGAGGGCTCCCCGGCGGTCAAGCGGGACGCGGTCCGCGACGGTCGCTGGGTGGGTGTGCTCGCCGGCCGGGACTCCGCCGCCATGGCCAGCCTCGACTACGGCGGCAGCGTCCGGGCCGACGGGTGGGCCCGGCTGCCCATGGTGCGGATGACCAACGTCGGCCTGGAACCCGGCCCGCACACCCTGGAGGAGATCATCGCGGCCACGGACGACGGCGTGTTGATGGACCTCAACCGGTCCTGGTCCATCGACGACAAGCGGCTCAACTTCCAGTTCGGCTGCGAGGTCGGCTGGGAGATCAAGAAGGGTCGGCGGGGGCGGATGCTGCGCAACCCCACCTACACGGGGATCGGCCCGCTCTTCTGGCGGTCGATGGACATGCTCTCCGGCGAGACGGTCTCCTGGGGGACGCCCAACTGCGGCAAGGGCCAGCCCGGCCAGGTCGGGCACACCGGCCATCCGGCCGCGCCGGCCCGCTTCCGCAACGTCCGGGTGGGGGTGTCGGCGTGA